A window of Equus caballus isolate H_3958 breed thoroughbred chromosome 10, TB-T2T, whole genome shotgun sequence contains these coding sequences:
- the CAPN12 gene encoding calpain-12, with amino-acid sequence MACDSRRVTIQLVDEEAGPGTRGPKPFRGQSYEKIRAACLEEGVLFRDPYFPAGPDTLGYDQLGPDSEKTKGVEWMRPHEFCAEPQFICEDMSRTDVCQGSLGNCWFLAAAASLTLYPRLLCRVVPPGQGFQDGYAGVFHFQLWQFGRWVDVVVDDRLPVREGKLMFVRSAQRNEFWAPLLEKAYAKLHGSYEVMRGGHMNEAFVDFTGGVGEVLYLRQGTPGLFSALRHALAKESLVGATALSDRGEYRTEDGLVKGHAYSVTGTHKVSLGFTKVRLLRLRNPWGRVEWTGAWSDSCPRWDALPAEWREALLVKKEDGEFWMELQDFLHHFDTVQICSLSPEVLGPSPAGGGWHIHTFQGRWVRGFNSGGSQPGAETFWTNPQFRLTLLEPDDEDEDEEGPWGGWGAAGARGPAQGGRTPKCTVLLSLIQRNRRRLRAQGLTYLTVGFHVFQIPEELLGLWDSPRSRALLPSLLRADRSPFCTRRDVSRRCRLRPGHYLVVPSAARAGDEADFTLRVFSERRHTAREIDDAISADLRALSVPYVPLEVGLEQLFQELAGEEEELSAPQLQTLLSIALEPARAHARTPRELGLRTCEQLLQCFGHGRSLGLHRFQQLWRHLLEWQATFDKFDEDASGTMNSYELRLALNAAGFHLNNQLTQALTSRYRDSRLRVDFERFVACVAQLTCIFRHCSQHLDGGEGVVCLTHRQWMEVATFS; translated from the exons ATGGCGTGTGACAGCAGGAGGGTCACCATCCAGCTGGTGGACgaggaggcagggcctggaaCCAGGGGCCCAAAGCCTTTTCGGGGCCAGAGCTATGAGAAAATCCGAGCagcctgcctggaggagggggttCTGTTCCGAGATCCCTACTTCCCTGCTGGCCCAGATACCCTTGGCTATGACCAGCTGGGGCCGGACTCTGAGAAGACCAAAGGGGTGGAATGGATGCGGCCCCAT GAGTTTTGCGCTGAGCCGCAGTTCATCTGTGAGGACATGAGCCGGACAGACGTGTGTCAGGGGAGCCTGG GTAACTGCTGGTTTCTTGCGGCCGCGGCCTCCCTCACTCTGTACCCCCGGCTCCTATGCAGGGTGGTCCCCCCTGGACAGGGTTTCCAAGATGGCTACGCAGGTGTCTTCCACTTCCAG CTCTGGCAGTTTGGCCGCTGGGTGGACGTCGTGGTGGACGACAGGCTGCCTGTGCGTGAGGGCAAGCTGATGTTCGTGCGCTCGGCTCAGCGGAATGAGTTCTGGGCCCCGCTCCTGGAGAAGGCGTACGCCAA GCTCCACGGCTCCTACGAGGTGATGCGAGGCGGCCACATGAACGAGGCTTTCGTGGACTTCACGGGCGGCGTGGGCGAGGTGCTCTACCTGAGGCAAGGCACCCCGGGCCTCTTCTCGGCCCTGCGCCATGCCCTGGCCAAGGAGTCCCTCGTGGGCGCCACTGCCCTG AGTGATCGGGGCGAGTACCGCACAGAAGACGGGCTGGTGAAGGGACATGCGTATTCCGTCACGGGCACGCACAAG GTGTCCCTGGGCTTCACCAAGGTGCGGCTGTTGCGGCTGCGGAACCCATGGGGCCGCGTGGAGTGGACCGGGGCCTGGAGCGACAG TTGCCCCCGCTGGGACGCGCTCCCCGCCGAGTGGCGAGAGGCCCTGCTGGTGAAGAAAGAGGACGGCGAGTTCTG GATGGAGCTGCAGGACTTCCTTCACCACTTCGACACCGTCCAGATCTGCTCGCTGAGCCCCGAGGTGCTGGGCCCCAGCCCGGCGGGAGGCGGCTGGCACATCCACACCTTCCAAGGCCGCTGGGTGCGCGGCTTCAACTCCGGCGGGAGCCAGCCTGGTGCCG AAACCTTCTGGACCAACCCCCAGTTCCGGCTGACGCTGCTGGAGCCCGATGACGAGGACGAGGACGAGGAGGGGCCCtgggggggctggggggcagcAGGGGCGCGGGGCCCTGCGCAGGGGGGCCGCACCCCCAAGTGCACTGTCCTCCTGTCACTCATCCAGAGGAACCGACGGCGCCTGAGGGCCCAGGGCCTCACCTACCTCACCGTGGGGTTCCACGTGTTCCAG ATCCCGGAGGAG ctgctGGGCCTCTGGGACTCCCCGCGCAGCCGCGCGCTCCTGCCGAGCCTGCTGCGCGCCGACCGCTCGCCCTTCTGCACCCGCCGCGACGTGAGCCGCCGCTGCCGCCTGCGCCCCGGCCACTACCTGGTGGTGCCCAGCGCCGCCCGCGCCGGCGACGAGGCCGACTTCACGCTGCGCGTCTTCTCCGAGCGCCGCCACACCGCGCG GGAGATCGATGACGCCATCAGCGCCGACCTGCGCGCCCTGTCG GTCCCCTACGTTCCCCTGGAGGTGGGCTTGGAGCAGCTGTTTCAGGAGCTGGCAGGAGAG GAGGAAGAACTCAGCGCCCCTCAGCTCCAGACCTTACTAAGCATCGCCCTGGAGCCTG cCAGGGCCCACGCGCGGACCCCGAGAGAGCTGGGGCTCAGGACCTGTGAGCAGCTGCTGCAGTGTTTTGGG CACGGCCGGAGTCTAGGCCTGCACCGTTTCCAGCAGCTCTGGCGCCACCTCCTGGAGTGGCAG GCCACATTCGACAAGTTCGATGAGGACGCCTCCGGGACCATGAACTCCTACGAGCTGAGGCTGGCACTGAATGCGGCAG